Within Lactobacillus amylovorus DSM 20531, the genomic segment ATTCCAGCTCTTCCTGCCATCACTACTATTCCATTAACAATCGCAGTTTATGGCACATTAATGGGACCGAAGGCTGGTTTTATTTTTGGCCTCTTCTGGGGAATTACCAGATTAATTGTGGCTTACACTCAACCGGGAGACATGGTGAGTTTAATGCTGTTCCAGAATCCAGTAATTTCACTTGTACCTAGTATTTTAGCTGGGTATTTCCCGGGAATTATTGGCAGATATTTTGATCAAAATAAATATGACAAGGTAGGCTATATCGTGAGTGGTGCTGCAACCTCTTTAACCAACACGGTTATGGTTATCGTATTAACTAGCTTATTCTTTATGCATGATCCTGCTAGTTTGGTACAACATTTAGGTAACTATAATTCGAGTTCACCATTGATCTTGATTTTGATCTCAGCTCTCGGATTAAACGGATTGTTTGAAGCAGCCTTCACAGCAATCGTTACACCGATAATCGTAACGCCGCTTAAAATAGTGATGAAAAGACGTTAATTTACACATAAAAAACGTATTACATTAGTAATGCGTTTTTTATTATTCACTTCTAAGTGCAATTGCGGCATCTTTTTTAGCTGCCATTCTTGCAGGAATGTGTCCGCCCAGCAAGGTAAGTATTGTTGAAACAATGATCAAAATAATCGCTGCTTTTGGATCAAGCTGTGCCACATTTGATAAATCTGTAAGGTTGTAAATCACAGTGTTGATTGGGAAGGTGAGCAGGTAGGCAATAAAGATACCCAGCACACCAGAGAAGACACCTAAGATAAAGGTTTCAGCGTCGAATACACGAGTGATGTCTTTCTTACGTGCACCTAATGCCTTTAACACGCCGATTTCCTTCGTTCTTTCAAGAACTGAAGTGTAAGTCAAAATGCCGATCATGATCATTGAAGTGATCAATGAAATTGCAGCGAAAGCAACTAGAATAGTGGTAATGCCGTTAAGAAGTCCACCTGTCATCGTTGTAACGGCACTCGACATATCGGTATAAACGATCTTGTCGGCTTTCTTCTTACCCTTGTTCCACTTGTCTAAGTAATCGAGCACCTTGTCCTTATCATCGAAGTTGTTAGGGTAGATCATGATGCCAGTAGGGATGCTAGAACCACCTAAGGTTTGCATCGTCATTTTCTTTTCGTTAGCGTTCAATTTTTGATTAGTCAAAACGCTACGGTTAGTCTTCTTTTGCGCCTTAACAACGTCAGAATTTTTGTTGTCGTTGATCACTTCTTGAGAAAGTTTATCGCTGTAAGCAATGCCAGTTGAGAGAAGGGCCATTGAATCTTCATTCTTAGGTCTAATTACACCAACGAGTATCAACTTGGTCTTTGCGTTGTTGTACATTGAGCTAGTAACTTTCTTAGGAATAAACATACCATTAGGCAATTCTTGGTAGTAATCGTTGTTAGCAACTACTTTAAATGTTTTACCAACAAGTTTATTAAATTTAATTTGATCATTTTCAGACACATCAAAACCTAAATTCTTTAAGGAATTTAGGTTAACAGTGTTTTTATTATCAGTTACTAAAATTAAATCAGTTGCCTTGGTAGGCCAGGTGCCCGATAAAATTTGGTAGTTTTGCTTTAAGAATGAACCCTTATTTTTATTCAAAGTTGTTGGGAAAACTGAAGAGCCGATACCCATTGAACTCATGGCTTGTGCACGTGCTTGTACAACGGATGAACCTTGATCAGGATCAGAATTTGAAAATTGTACTCGTTCAGGCTCGCCCTTTACCTTAGATAAAAGGTTTAAAGTAACGCCACGTTGGTAAGAAATATTGTTGGCGTAACTAGGATTGATCTTCTTAACGTAGTTAACATACTTTTGGGTAATCTTGTTAGTATGTTGAGCCTGTTCGCTTTGATCTTTTTTAGCCGTTACATAACCGCGATTTTTGACGTTTTTATTCGACTCGTTACGCTCGTTCATCGAGTTCATATCGGTGGCTGTTTGGCTAATTGAGATCGGATATTTAGCTAAAGCCTTGCTCATCGTAGTGTTGATTTGCTTTTGAAAACCATTGGAGATGGCTAAAACAACCGCGATGGAAATGATCCCGATACTGGAAGCAAAAGCAGTTAAAATTGTCCGACCTTTCTTAGTCATGATGTTGGTAAAACTAAGTTTGATTGCATTCCAATAGGACATTTTGGTCCGCTTTAAATTGAATTTGTCCTCTTCTTCCTTAGGATCAAATGGCTTAGAATCGTGTCGGATCTTACCATCTTGGAAATTAACAATTCTAGTAGCGTATTTTTTAGCTAGTTCAGGATTGTGAGTAACCATAACGACTAAACGATCCTTGGAGATCTTTTTAATCAATTCCATAATTTGAACGGAGGTCTCAGTATCAAGAGCCCCAGTTGGTTCGTCACAGAGTAAAATATCAGGATCGTTGGCAATCGCACGAGCAATGGCTACACGTTGCATTTGACCACCAGATAATTGGTTAGGGCGCTTATTGATGTGCTCTTTTAAACCGACTTCGGTCAAAGCCATAATCGCCCTATCGTGGCGCTCTTTACTTGGAACACCAGAAAGATTCATCCCTAATTCGACATTAGCGATGATTGAAAGGTGAGGGATCAGATTGTAGTTTTGAAAAATAAAACCAACGGTGTTGTTACGATAAGCATCCCAGTCAGTTTCTTTAAAGTTCTTAGTTGATTTACCATTGATGATTAAATCGCCCTTGTCGTAGCGATCCAAACCACCAATCACATTCAACATAGTCGTTTTACCAGAACCACTAGGTCCCAAAATTGCGACAAATTCTTGATCACGGAAAGAAATGGTAACGTCGTCTAACGCATAGGTGACAGTGTCACCAACATGGTATGACTTAAAAATATGTTTTAGTTGTAGCATTTCTTATCTTCTTTCTAATAGGATTAGACAACGTTAAGTCTAACGATGCCCGCTGCAGCCAAAATAGCTTGCAAGATAAAGAATAAAATGATTACTCCCATGATAACGAAATGGCGGCGTTTATGCATGACAAACACACCGGCAAATTCACGAATAATTGCATTAGGCAAATAGTAGAAGCGGGTGAAAGCCCCGACGCCATTTGCTTTTAAGCCCACTTCTTTAGCCAGCAGAGCGGCTCTAAAAATATGGTAATTGTTGCTGAAGAAGGTAGCTCTGAACTTTTCACTGCCAAAATCTTTAGTAGCTACTCGCTTTGAGAAAAGCATGTTTTGGTAAGTATTCTTAGATTGATCCTCAATTAAAATGTGATCGGGTGAGACACCACGATGTTCAGCAAATCTCGCCATAGCCAAGGCTTCAGGAATTTTTTCATCAGGACCTTGACCACCGGACATGATAATAATTGGGCGCTTTCTGCCTTTTTGATATTGGCGGTTAGAAAATTGAATGGCGCGGTTAATTCTAGCGGCCAATAATTTTGAAACTTGGTCGCCGTTGAGCAGGCCAGCGCCAAGGACGATCAAATAATCCTGCTTGTAGCGGCGAGGATAGATTTGATAGAGTAATAAATTTAACAAAAAGTTATATAAAACCAGGCCAAGGTATAGGGCAGTTGCCGGAATTGATGCAAGCAATGCACTCAACCAGTGCGGCAAATATTTCCCTGGACCAACTAAGACCAGAATGCTGAAAATAAGAACCACAAAACCAACAATCAAAGTTAATAGATTAGGTAAAGTGTGACTTTCATATTTCCAGACAAAGTAGGCGTTCCAGAATAAAAAGATCCAGGCAAAGATTAAAATTGCGGCGATGCCAAAAAGTACGACCAAGATTAAAAGATCATAGGCTCGCTGCAATCCGTGGCTGGTACTTTTGTGGATCATGACTGTTGTCCATGACAGTAGTGAAACTAAAAAGATGGTGAAAAAGACACCGTTGATTAAACGGCGCGGCTCAATTAGCCAAGAAATTAGGAAGACAAAGAAGATCACCAGCATGAAAACTGAGATGTAGAAAAATTCACCGTGTCTC encodes:
- a CDS encoding YdcF family protein, with product MLNEIVAFLGRHGEFFYISVFMLVIFFVFLISWLIEPRRLINGVFFTIFLVSLLSWTTVMIHKSTSHGLQRAYDLLILVVLFGIAAILIFAWIFLFWNAYFVWKYESHTLPNLLTLIVGFVVLIFSILVLVGPGKYLPHWLSALLASIPATALYLGLVLYNFLLNLLLYQIYPRRYKQDYLIVLGAGLLNGDQVSKLLAARINRAIQFSNRQYQKGRKRPIIIMSGGQGPDEKIPEALAMARFAEHRGVSPDHILIEDQSKNTYQNMLFSKRVATKDFGSEKFRATFFSNNYHIFRAALLAKEVGLKANGVGAFTRFYYLPNAIIREFAGVFVMHKRRHFVIMGVIILFFILQAILAAAGIVRLNVV
- a CDS encoding ATP-binding cassette domain-containing protein → MLQLKHIFKSYHVGDTVTYALDDVTISFRDQEFVAILGPSGSGKTTMLNVIGGLDRYDKGDLIINGKSTKNFKETDWDAYRNNTVGFIFQNYNLIPHLSIIANVELGMNLSGVPSKERHDRAIMALTEVGLKEHINKRPNQLSGGQMQRVAIARAIANDPDILLCDEPTGALDTETSVQIMELIKKISKDRLVVMVTHNPELAKKYATRIVNFQDGKIRHDSKPFDPKEEEDKFNLKRTKMSYWNAIKLSFTNIMTKKGRTILTAFASSIGIISIAVVLAISNGFQKQINTTMSKALAKYPISISQTATDMNSMNERNESNKNVKNRGYVTAKKDQSEQAQHTNKITQKYVNYVKKINPSYANNISYQRGVTLNLLSKVKGEPERVQFSNSDPDQGSSVVQARAQAMSSMGIGSSVFPTTLNKNKGSFLKQNYQILSGTWPTKATDLILVTDNKNTVNLNSLKNLGFDVSENDQIKFNKLVGKTFKVVANNDYYQELPNGMFIPKKVTSSMYNNAKTKLILVGVIRPKNEDSMALLSTGIAYSDKLSQEVINDNKNSDVVKAQKKTNRSVLTNQKLNANEKKMTMQTLGGSSIPTGIMIYPNNFDDKDKVLDYLDKWNKGKKKADKIVYTDMSSAVTTMTGGLLNGITTILVAFAAISLITSMIMIGILTYTSVLERTKEIGVLKALGARKKDITRVFDAETFILGVFSGVLGIFIAYLLTFPINTVIYNLTDLSNVAQLDPKAAIILIIVSTILTLLGGHIPARMAAKKDAAIALRSE
- a CDS encoding ECF transporter S component; the protein is MRREETKRMAITAVFAALLIIQTFVPNIGYIRVIPALPAITTIPLTIAVYGTLMGPKAGFIFGLFWGITRLIVAYTQPGDMVSLMLFQNPVISLVPSILAGYFPGIIGRYFDQNKYDKVGYIVSGAATSLTNTVMVIVLTSLFFMHDPASLVQHLGNYNSSSPLILILISALGLNGLFEAAFTAIVTPIIVTPLKIVMKRR